The following nucleotide sequence is from Leptodactylus fuscus isolate aLepFus1 chromosome 10, aLepFus1.hap2, whole genome shotgun sequence.
tatacatacaggtgatatagctgtacgatatgtgattacatatactggatatagctatacattatatacgggtgatatagctgtacgatatttgattacataggctggatatagagatatattatatatacaggtgatatagctgtacgatatgtgattacataggctggatatagatagatattatatacaggtgatatagctgtatgatatgtgattacataggctgggtatagagatatattatatagacaggtgatatagctgtacgatatgtgattacataggctggatatagagatatattatatatacaggtgatatagctgtatgatatgtgattacatagactgtatatatagatatattatatatacgggtgatatagctgtacgatatgtgattacataggctggatatagctatatattatatacaggtgatatagctgtacgatatgtgattacataggctggatatagctatatattatatacaggtgatatagctgtacgatatgtgattacataggctgtatatagagatatattatatatacaggtgatatagctgtacaatatgtgattacataggctggatatagctatatatactagcggataagccaaatttttcagcacagtttttgtgctgaaaaagcccccctcggcttatactcgagtcagcaaaaaaaaaaaaaaaaaaaaaaatattttttttttttttaagggggtagatctatgaccagcagcaatatcaatgtatagaatctcccataaaatagtgtgggggggggggggggggggaaacaagctttaaaaaaaatttgaaagttctaaattctaaatccctccttttcctagaatagacacaaaagtagaaaatgactgtgacacaaacACATGAGGTATCCGTGTGTCTGacctgcccggtctactgaatacaggggatctgcagtgctcctgtgccgtcaggaaggggttaataggagcattgcagatcccctatagtcagccaggctgaattccaagtggggggaaaaaaaaacagtcctgtagctcggggaaggggcagacagacaaccagaacaccccctccccctccccagcaactactgcacccaaatacCATATTAGTTTTAGAAatcttccagtagctgctgcattaccccccctcagcttatactcgagtctataagttttcccagttttttgtggtaaaattaggggcctcggcttatattcgggtcggcttatactcgagtatatacggtatatacaggtgatatagctgtatgATGTGTTATTACATAGGCtagatatagagatatattatatacaggtgatatagctgtacaaTATCTGATTACATAGGCTGGGTATAgagatatagtatatacaggtgatatagctgtacgatatgtgattacataggctggatatagagatatattatacatacaggtgatatagctgtacgatatgtgattacatagacgggatatagctatatattatatacaggtgatatagctgtacgatatgtgattacataggctggatatagagatatattatacatacaggtgatatagctgtacgatatgtgattacatagacgggatatagctatatattatatacagatgatataactgtacgatatgtgattacataggctggatatagagatatattatacatacaggtgatatagctgtacgatatgtgattacatagacgggatatagctatatattatatacaggtgatatagctgtacgatatgtgattacataggctgggtatagttatatattatatacaggtgatatagctgtacaaTGTGTTATTACATAGGCTGggtatagagatatattatatacaggtgatatagctgtacaaTGTGTTATTACATAGGCTGggtatagagatatattatatacaggtgatatagctgtacaaTGTGTTATTACATAGGCTGggtatagagatatattatatataggtgaTACAGCTGTCTGATATGGTATTACATTGGCAGGATAttttatatacaggtgatatagctgtacaatatgttattacataggctgggtatagagatatattatatacagatgatataactgtacgatatgtgattacataggctgggtatagagatatattatatacaggtgatatagctgtacgatatgttattacataggctgggtatagttatatattatatacaggtgatatagctgtacgatatgttattacataggctgggtatagctatatattatatacaggtgatatagctgtacaaTGTGTTATTACATAGGCTGGGTATAgagatatagtatatacaggtgatatagctgtacgatatgtgattacataggctggatatagagatatattatacatacaggtgatatagctgtatgatatgtgattacataggctggatatagagatatattatatacaggtgatatagctgtacaaTATCTGATTACATAGGCTGGGTATAgagatatagtatatacaggtgatatagctgtacgatatgtgattacataggctggatatagagatatattatacatacaggtgatatagctgtacgatatgtgattacatagacgggatatagctatatattatatacaggtgatatagctgtacgatatgtgattacatagacgggatatagctatatattatatacaggtgatatagctgtacgatatgtgattacataggctgggtatagttatatattatatacaggtgatatagctgtacaaTGTGTTATTACATAGGCTGggtatagagatatattatatataggtgaTACAGCTGTACGATATGGTATTACATTGGCAGGATAttttatatacaggtgatatagctgtacgatatgtgattacataggctgggtatagagatatattatatacagatgaTATAGCTGTATAATATGTTATTACATAGGCTGGGtatagttatatattatatacaggtgatatagctgtacgatatgttattacataggctgggtatagctatatattatatacaggtgatatagctgtacaaTGTGTTATTACATACGCTGggtatagagatatattatatataggtaaTACAGCTGTCTGATATGTTATTACATAGGCTGGGTAtagctatattatatatacaggtgatatagttgtacgatatgtgattacataggctgggtatagagatatattatatacagatgatatagctgtacgatatgtgattacataggctgGGTATAGCTTCAGTACAGACCAATAGTTTTGCCACACCTTTTCATtcgcagagttttctgtatttccatgactatgacaattgtagatcacaCTGAGGCATCAAACTCAGTAGTAACACATttgggattatagacttaccaaaaAAGTgcgaaacaactgaaaatatgtcttatactctaggttcattaaagtagccaccttttgctttgattcctgctttgcacactcttggcgttCTCTTggtgagctccatgaggtagtcaccaggaatggttctcacttcacaggtgtgccatgctgtcaggtgtaataagttggatttcttgccttataaatggggttgggaccatcagttgtgttgtgcagaagtcagatggatacacagctgatagtccgacTGAATAGACTGTGGGAATttatattatggcaagaaaaaagcagctaagtaaagaaaaacgagcggccatcattactgtaagaaaagtaggtcagtcagtccgaaacattgggaaaactttgaaagtgttcccaagtgcagttgcaaaaaccatcaagcactacagGTGGCATAGCTGTACGATATGTTATTACATAGGCTGGATATAgagttatattatatacaggtggcatatctatctatctatctatctatctcctatctatctatctatctatctatctcctatctatctatctatctatctatctatctatctatctcctatctatctatctatctcctattcatctatctatcgcctatctctctctatatctcctatctctctctctatctcctattaatctatctatcgcctatctctctctatatctcctatctctctctctatctcctatctctctctctatctcctatctctctctcctatctctctcgctcactctctcctctctctctctctctcgccctcctatctctctctctcctatctctctctctctcctatttcTTTCTCTCCTATCTctttctctcctatctctctctgtcctatctctctctcctatctctctctttctctctcctatCTTTCCTATCTCTCCCTCCTATCTCTTTCTCtcctatctctcctatctctctctcctctttcctatctctcctatctctctctcctatctttcctatctctctctcctatctctctatctcctatctctctctctcctatctctctctcctatctctctctctctcctatctctcctatctctctctcctatctctctctcttatcTCTATCTccttctctcctatctctctctcctatctctctctctcctatctctctctctctcctatctctctctctcctatctctctctctctctcctatctctctctctctcctatctctctctctcctctctctctctcctatctctctctcctctctctctctctcctatctctctctctcctatctctcctatctctctctctctcctatctctctctcctatctatctctctctcctatctatctctctctcctatctatctctctctcctatctctctctctcctatctctctctcctatctctctctcttatcTCTATCTccttctctcctatctctctctcctatctctctctctcctatctctctctcctatctctctctcttatcTCTATCTccttctctcctatctctctctcctatctctctctctcctatctctctctcctatctctctctctcctatctctctctctcctatctctctctctcctatctctctctctctctctcctatctctctctctcctatctctctctctctcttatctctctctctcctctctctctcctatctctctcctctctctctcctatctatctcatctcaTGTGTTTTCCTTTTGCAGGTGAAGGTTTGGTTCCAGAACCGTAGAACAAAGCAGAAGAAGGACCAGGGCAAAGACTCTGAGTTGCGTTCGGTGGTTTCGGAGACGGCGGCCACCTGCAGTGTTCTCAGACTTCTGGAGCAGGGTCGCCTGTTGTCCCCTCCTGGGCTACCTGGACTAATCCCTGCTTGTGCCACAGGTGCTTTGAGGGCCCCCAGCAGTTCTGGCCCAGGGGCCCCGTCCCTCCCTGAAGTCACCAGCGCTCCCACTCATCACTCTGGACTCCACAGCTCCCCCACTGGACACAGTATCTTCAGTATGCCAGTACCGTCCCTGCTGGGCACAGTCGCCAACCGGCTGACGTCCAACCCCTTGACAATGGCAGGAAACCTGCAGGAACTGTCTGCtcggtacctcagctcctccgcCTTTGAGCCCTACTCCCGGAGTTCCTCCAAGGAGGTGCTAGAGAAGAAGTCTCTGGACTGACCCAAcagattgtatgtgtgtgtgtgtgtatctgtgtcatgTGTGAAGATAGGTGTAAGTGTACCCCAGACATTACTGTACCCCCAAACCCAGAGCTACAGGTCAGTGAGGTGCCAAGAGACACCTAGACAGAATCTACCAGCCAGGCAGTCAAATCCAGTCAGTGGGTCACTTAGGGAGTCAAAGTATCCACTGATCTTATGGAAAATGACTCCCCAAATTCTCGCACCAGCAGTCACTTTGTAAGCACATTGGCTGCCTGGCTCTGGGGATTCTACTGGAGTAATCGGGGTTCCTAGGACATCTGTGGTCAGGCAAGGCCTATTATCACCTACTGAGGTGGGTTCATAGGACTATAACTGAATGCCCCTCACCTGTCAGCAGACTACAGGCAGCAGCATGGTGTATAGAGAAAGGGGGGCTCACAGGACTATACCTGAATGTTTCGCACCAGTCAGCAGACAACAGGCAGCAGCATGGTGTATAGAGGAAGGGGTGGGGGCTCACAGGACTATACGCAAATGTCCCTCACCTGTCAGCAGAAAACAGGCAGCAGCATGGTGTATAGAGGGAAACTCACAGGACTGTACCCGAATGTTCCTCACCTGTCAGCAGACAACAGGCAGCAGCATGGTGTATAGAGGAAGGGAAGCTCACAGGACTATACCCGAATGTCCCTCACCTGTCAGCAGACAACAGGCAGCAGCATGGTGTATAGAGGGAAACTCACAGGACTATACCCAAATGTTCCTCACCTGTCAGCAGACAACAGGCAGCAGCATGGTGTATAGAGGAAGGGAAGCTCACAGGACTATACCCGAATGTCCCTCACCTGTCAGCAGACAACAGGCAGCAGCATGGTGTATAGAGGTAGGGGGGCTCACAGGACTATACCCGAATGTCCCTCACCTGTCAGCAGACAACAGGCAGCAGCATGGTGTATAGAGGAAGGGGGGCTCACAGGACTATATCCGAATGTCCCTCACCTGTCAGCAGACAACAGGCAGCAGCATGGTGTATAGAGGAAGGGGGGGCTCACACGACTATACCCGAATGTCCTTCACCTGGCAGCAGACTACAGGCAGCAGCACGGTATATAGACGAAGATGGGCTCACAAAACTATACCTGAATGTCCCTCACCTGTCAGCAGACTACAGGCATGGCACATAGACGAAGAGGGGCTCATACCTGAATGTTCCTAACCTGTCAGCAGACTACAGGCAGCAGCATGGTGTATAGAGGAAGGGGGGCTCACAGGAATGTATCTGAATGACACTTACCTGTCAGCAGACTACAGGCAGCAGCATGGTGTATAGAGGAAAGGGGGCTCACAGGACTATACCTGAATGTTCCTCACCTGTCAGCAGACTACAGGCAGCAGCAAGGTGCATAAAGGAAGCCATGATGCTGCTATGGGCCAAATGCATGTATACATGAGATAAGTGCTATTCAAAGTATGTCAAGGGCCCATGAGCATTATTACTGGGGACCCCGGCCCCAAATTGTTCACCCCTCTACCTGGCCCTAGAGAAAAGCAAACTAAGGTGTAAACAGTTAGGGTGTGAACTGGGGGGTCCCCAGAGGGGTTGTTTTTTGTGCTGCCCCCTGTAACCTGTCATCTGCTGACCCAGCCTCATGGGAAGTGTCCAATTGTAAGATAAACTCTGCACATTTCCCTATATGAAGGCGAAGCACTGTGGAATCCTTgatttatactccagtcaccaccagagctgcactcacagccCTCCTGTTATATCATGGCTGTACTCCAGTTACCTCTAGAGCAGCATTCCTAACTTCATGGCTACATCTTGTCTTAAACTCAAGTTACATTGACGGCTGCACTCACAAGAGCCACGTATGGACATGGCCGTGGATATCTAGGTGTCAGTTCACATGGCATTATACATGTCTGCTTTGATGCACAAAGATAGAGCGCCAGTGTTTTTAGCAGTCGTTACATAATGGACTATATGAAGAAGcccctccagtcacatctagatctGCACTCCACCAAACCCTCCAAGCATCCTGGATTCAGTAGGACAGTCCCagatactgtgggggtagctgaaagagggggggggggacattatactgtgtatagctggaggggggacattatactgtgtatagctggaggggggacattatactgtgtgtatagctggagggggacattatactgtgtgtatagctggaggggggacattatactgtgtgtatagctggagggggacattatactgtgtgtatagctggaggggggacattatactgtgtgtatagctggagggggacattgtactgtgtgtatagctggaggggggacattgtactgtgtgtgtagctggaggggggacattgtactgtgtgtgtagctggaggggggacattgtactgtgtgtgtagctggaggggggacattgtactgtgtgtgtagctggaggggggacattgtactgtgtgtgtagctggaggggggacattgtactgtgtgtgtagctggaggggggacattgtactgtgtgtatagctggaggggggacattgtactgtgtgtatagctggagggggggacattatactgtgtctatagctggagggggacattatactgtgtgtagctggaggggggacattatactgtgtgtatagctggagggggacattatactgtgtgtatagctggagggggggacattatactgtgtatagctggagggggagattatactgtgtgtatagctggaggggggacattatactgtgggggtagctgaaagaggggggggacattatactgtgtatagctggaggggggacattatactgtgtgtatagctggaggggggacattatac
It contains:
- the VAX1 gene encoding ventral anterior homeobox 1, whose amino-acid sequence is MFEKVRSMDLREENTRGSKLGHKEGKDPRDPQPGIPSPYLKEQPSQGTYPPAPGASDPCSKSKSTDPDYCRRILVRDAKGSIREIILPKGLDLDRPKRTRTSFTAEQLYRLEMEFQRCQYVVGRERTELARQLNLSETQVKVWFQNRRTKQKKDQGKDSELRSVVSETAATCSVLRLLEQGRLLSPPGLPGLIPACATGALRAPSSSGPGAPSLPEVTSAPTHHSGLHSSPTGHSIFSMPVPSLLGTVANRLTSNPLTMAGNLQELSARYLSSSAFEPYSRSSSKEVLEKKSLD